A segment of the Poseidonibacter antarcticus genome:
AGATTAAACTCTTGATTATTTGGATTATCAAATTCATAAATGATTTTTGCAGGATTCTTACATAAAAACAAAATTCTATTTGATAGATAAATCGCTTCACTAATATCATGAGTTACTAAAATTACTGTAGGTTTAAACTCTTTACAAAAATTAAGAAAGTCCTCTTTTAAAGCACAAGCAGTTGGATAATCTAGTGATATAAAAGGTTCATCAAGAAGTATTACTTTTGGTTTATTGATAAAAGCTCGCACAAGAGAAACACGTCTTGCCATTCCTCCTGATAGTTTATTTGGATATTCATCCAAAACATTTTCTAAGCCTACAAGTTTTAACAATCTATTTATTTCATCTAAATTTTTATCTATTGAGATTAATAAAAGATTTTCTTTTATTGTAAGCCAAGGAAGTAAGCAATGCTCTTGGAACATAAATGCAATATTTGAAAAGTCACCATTTACAAAACCATCATAATCTTCATCAAGTTTTGCAATGATATTTAATAATGTAGTTTTTCCACAACCTGATGGACCAATTATTGATAAAAATTCAGAATCTTCTAAAGAAATTTGTACATCTTTTAAAATATTTTCTTTTTTGTATTTTTTCTCTTTTATATTTATATTAATCATTTTACTTCCATTTTCCTAGCTTATTTTCTATAGGTTTTAAAATCACACTTTCTATTAAAAGGATTATTAAAACAAATGCAAGAGAATAAGCTAAAATAGATGTTATATCAAATAATTGAAAGAACATTGATATTTGAAATCCCATACCATCACTTCTACCAAGTAATTCAACTACTAAAACAATCTTCCAAATTAAAGATAAAGATAATCTAGCACTTGCCATTATAAAAGGATATATTTGTGGTAAATAAATATTTTTAACAGTATCATATTTACTTAATTTATAAACTTTTGCAAGATTAGTATATTTTGGATTAATTGCTTTTGTACCTTCTCTTACATTTATAACTATAATTGGAACTTTATTAATAACAACAGCTAGAAGTGCAGAAAAATCACTAAGTCCAAACCAAATATAACAAATGATTATTGTTACAAGTGCAGGTGTATTTAATCCAATAATTAGTAAAAAATCAAACATATCATCAACTCTTTTATATAAACCCATCAAAATACCAAAAATAACACCTAAAAAAATAGATATTATAAAAGCTATAAATACTCTATATAAAGTAATTAATAAATGATGTATTAATTCTCCGTTTATTAAATGGTCAAATAAATTTGCTACAATA
Coding sequences within it:
- a CDS encoding ABC transporter ATP-binding protein, which gives rise to MININIKEKKYKKENILKDVQISLEDSEFLSIIGPSGCGKTTLLNIIAKLDEDYDGFVNGDFSNIAFMFQEHCLLPWLTIKENLLLISIDKNLDEINRLLKLVGLENVLDEYPNKLSGGMARRVSLVRAFINKPKVILLDEPFISLDYPTACALKEDFLNFCKEFKPTVILVTHDISEAIYLSNRILFLCKNPAKIIYEFDNPNNQEFNLKKIDEIKHQLLEKYPKILEGRL
- a CDS encoding ABC transporter permease, with amino-acid sequence MINQTKFVSIFVFIILWQALSLAINSSVFPTVVDIVANLFDHLINGELIHHLLITLYRVFIAFIISIFLGVIFGILMGLYKRVDDMFDFLLIIGLNTPALVTIIICYIWFGLSDFSALLAVVINKVPIIVINVREGTKAINPKYTNLAKVYKLSKYDTVKNIYLPQIYPFIMASARLSLSLIWKIVLVVELLGRSDGMGFQISMFFQLFDITSILAYSLAFVLIILLIESVILKPIENKLGKWK